In a single window of the Agromyces sp. H17E-10 genome:
- the argH gene encoding argininosuccinate lyase, whose translation MTEHGSTEHGTNEGSLWGARFATGPSPELARLSKSTHFDWQLAGYDLAGSRAHARALAAAGYLDADELGGMLAGLDALEAKVLSGDLVAAEGDEDVHGALEAALIDVVGPELGGKLRAGRSRNDQIATLVRLYLKDHAATIGQQLVHLIDALAAQADAHRGAIMPGRTHLQHAQPVLLAHHLLAHAWALSRDLERLVDWTKRADVSPYGGGALAGSTLGLDAAAVARDLGLAAPAENSIDGTASRDVVAEFAFVTAMIGIDLSRISEEIILWNTREFGFVTLDDGFSTGSSIMPQKKNPDIAELARGKSGRLIGNLTGLLATLKALPLAYNRDLQEDKEPVFDSVETLEVLLPAFTGMVATLTFHTDRMAALAPAGFSLATDVAEWLVKRHVPFRDAHEITGALVRYAEQHGLELDEVDDAALAAISPQLTPDVRGVLTIEGSVASRDGIGGTAPSRVDEQFGRLAERVRLLVAALPEASS comes from the coding sequence ATGACCGAGCACGGCAGCACCGAGCACGGCACGAACGAGGGTTCACTCTGGGGAGCGCGATTCGCGACGGGCCCGTCGCCCGAGCTCGCGCGGCTCTCGAAGTCGACGCACTTCGACTGGCAGCTCGCGGGCTACGACCTCGCCGGTTCGCGGGCGCACGCCCGCGCGCTCGCCGCAGCCGGTTATCTCGACGCCGACGAGCTCGGGGGGATGCTCGCGGGCCTCGACGCCCTCGAGGCGAAGGTGCTCTCGGGCGACCTCGTGGCCGCCGAGGGCGACGAGGACGTGCACGGCGCCCTCGAGGCCGCCCTCATCGACGTCGTCGGACCCGAGCTCGGCGGCAAGCTCCGCGCCGGGCGCAGCCGGAACGACCAGATCGCGACCCTCGTGCGCCTCTACCTGAAGGACCACGCCGCGACGATCGGGCAGCAGCTCGTGCACCTCATCGACGCGCTCGCCGCACAGGCCGACGCGCACCGCGGCGCGATCATGCCCGGCCGCACGCACCTGCAGCACGCGCAGCCCGTGCTGCTCGCCCACCACCTGCTCGCGCACGCCTGGGCGCTCTCGCGCGACCTCGAGCGGCTCGTCGACTGGACGAAGCGCGCCGACGTCTCGCCGTACGGCGGCGGAGCGCTCGCCGGGTCGACGCTCGGACTGGACGCGGCCGCCGTCGCGCGCGACCTCGGACTTGCAGCACCCGCCGAGAACTCGATCGACGGCACGGCCAGTCGCGACGTCGTCGCCGAGTTCGCGTTCGTCACCGCGATGATCGGCATCGACCTCTCGCGCATCTCGGAGGAGATCATCCTCTGGAACACCCGCGAGTTCGGCTTCGTCACGCTCGACGACGGCTTCTCGACGGGCTCGTCGATCATGCCGCAGAAGAAGAATCCCGACATCGCCGAGCTCGCGCGCGGCAAGTCGGGCCGCCTGATCGGCAACCTCACCGGCCTCCTCGCGACGCTCAAGGCGCTGCCGCTCGCGTACAACCGCGACCTGCAGGAGGACAAGGAGCCCGTGTTCGACTCGGTCGAGACGCTCGAGGTGCTGCTGCCCGCCTTCACGGGCATGGTCGCGACGCTCACGTTCCACACCGACCGCATGGCCGCCCTCGCACCGGCCGGATTCTCGCTCGCGACCGACGTCGCCGAGTGGCTCGTGAAGCGGCACGTGCCCTTCCGCGACGCCCACGAGATCACGGGTGCGCTGGTGCGCTACGCCGAGCAGCACGGGCTCGAGCTCGACGAGGTCGACGACGCCGCGCTCGCGGCGATCTCACCGCAGCTCACGCCCGACGTGCGAGGCGTGCTCACGATCGAGGGTTCGGTCGCGAGTCGCGACGGCATCGGCGGCACGGCGCCGAGCCGTGTCGACGAGCAGTTCGGCCGGCTCGCCGAGCGCGTGCGCCTCCTCGTCGCCGCGCTCCCGGAGGCGTCGAGCTGA
- the argF gene encoding ornithine carbamoyltransferase, whose translation MTRHFLRDDDLSPAEQAEVLDLAARLKADRFAERPLEGPQTVAVFFDKTSTRTRVSFSVGIADLGGVPLVVSSSDSQLGAKESVADTARVLERMVAAIVWRTFDHSGLEEMAAGTTVPVVNALSDDFHPCQLLADLQTIRERKGSLAGLTLSYFGDGANNMAHSYLLAGVTAGMHVRIAAPAAYAPRADIVADATRIAATTGGSVLVTTDPVEAARGADVVVTDTWVSMGQEDEKAERLATFGAYRVTEALMAEPDADAIFMHCLPAYRGVEVDAAVIDGPQSVVWDEAENRLHAQKALLTWLLERKDA comes from the coding sequence ATGACCCGCCATTTCCTCCGCGACGACGACCTCTCTCCGGCCGAACAGGCCGAGGTGCTCGACCTGGCTGCCCGCCTCAAGGCCGACCGCTTCGCCGAGCGCCCCCTCGAGGGACCTCAGACCGTCGCGGTCTTCTTCGACAAGACCTCGACCCGCACGCGGGTCTCGTTCTCGGTCGGCATCGCCGACCTCGGCGGCGTCCCGCTCGTCGTGAGCTCGAGCGACAGCCAGCTCGGTGCGAAGGAGTCCGTCGCCGACACCGCGCGCGTCCTCGAGCGCATGGTGGCCGCGATCGTCTGGCGCACCTTCGACCACTCCGGTCTCGAGGAGATGGCCGCGGGCACGACGGTGCCCGTCGTCAACGCGCTCTCCGACGACTTCCACCCCTGCCAGCTGCTCGCGGACCTGCAGACGATCCGCGAGCGGAAGGGCTCGCTCGCGGGCCTCACGCTCTCGTACTTCGGCGACGGCGCGAACAACATGGCGCACTCGTACCTCCTCGCCGGCGTGACGGCGGGCATGCACGTGCGCATCGCGGCTCCCGCGGCGTACGCCCCGCGCGCGGACATCGTCGCCGATGCGACGCGCATCGCCGCGACCACGGGCGGATCGGTGCTCGTCACGACCGATCCCGTCGAGGCGGCGCGAGGTGCCGACGTCGTCGTGACCGACACGTGGGTCTCGATGGGGCAGGAGGACGAGAAGGCCGAGCGCCTCGCGACCTTCGGCGCCTACCGCGTGACCGAGGCGCTCATGGCCGAACCCGACGCCGACGCGATCTTCATGCACTGCCTCCCCGCCTACCGTGGGGTCGAGGTCGACGCCGCCGTCATCGACGGCCCGCAGTCGGTCGTGTGGGACGAGGCGGAGAACCGCCTGCACGCGCAGAAGGCACTGCTCACCTGGCTCCTCGAGCGGAAGGACGCATGA
- a CDS encoding acetylornithine transaminase: MNDWQQRFDSRIMRSIGMPLAKLERGEGCWVWDAAGKRYLDFLAGIAVNSLGHAHPVFVDAVSTQAAKLAHVSNYFTTEPALELAERITRLAGAGDEGRAWFGNSGAEANEAAFKLARLNNSGGARTRVLALVDGFHGRTMGSLALTGKPHMRDPFEPLPGGVEHIPATVEALEAAIDDAVAALILEPIQGEAGVVELPPGFLEAARELTRRHGALLIVDEIQTGAGRTGAWFGYQHAGIAPDAITVAKGIGGGIPIGGLVTFGRASSLFTKGQHGSTFGGNPLATAVANAVLGEIERADLVGNAARRGDELRERILGLGSPLVAGVRGRGLLVGVGLDEPVAGRVVAVAMEEGLIVNAANDATIRIAPPLIIGDHELDEFETRFGRALERVAAS, translated from the coding sequence ATGAACGACTGGCAGCAACGGTTCGACAGCCGCATCATGCGGTCGATCGGCATGCCGCTCGCCAAGCTCGAACGCGGCGAGGGCTGCTGGGTCTGGGATGCCGCGGGCAAGCGGTACCTCGACTTCCTGGCCGGCATCGCCGTCAACTCGCTGGGCCACGCGCACCCCGTCTTCGTCGACGCGGTCTCGACGCAGGCCGCGAAGCTCGCGCACGTTTCGAACTACTTCACCACCGAGCCCGCGCTCGAGCTCGCCGAGCGCATCACGCGCCTCGCCGGCGCTGGCGACGAGGGTCGCGCCTGGTTCGGCAACTCGGGCGCCGAGGCGAACGAGGCGGCGTTCAAGCTCGCACGCCTCAACAACTCGGGTGGCGCCCGCACGCGCGTGCTCGCCCTCGTCGACGGCTTCCACGGCCGCACGATGGGTTCGCTCGCCCTGACGGGCAAGCCGCACATGCGCGACCCGTTCGAACCCCTCCCGGGCGGCGTGGAGCACATCCCCGCGACCGTCGAGGCGCTCGAGGCTGCGATCGACGACGCGGTCGCAGCGCTCATCCTCGAGCCGATCCAGGGCGAGGCGGGCGTGGTCGAGCTGCCGCCGGGCTTCCTCGAGGCGGCGCGCGAGCTCACCCGTCGGCACGGGGCGCTCCTCATCGTCGACGAGATCCAGACCGGCGCCGGCCGCACGGGCGCATGGTTCGGGTACCAGCACGCGGGCATCGCGCCCGATGCGATCACCGTCGCGAAGGGCATCGGCGGCGGCATCCCGATCGGTGGGCTCGTGACCTTCGGGCGCGCCTCGTCGCTGTTCACGAAGGGTCAGCACGGCTCGACCTTCGGCGGCAACCCGCTCGCGACCGCCGTCGCGAACGCGGTGCTCGGCGAGATCGAGCGGGCCGACCTCGTCGGCAACGCGGCCCGGCGCGGCGACGAGCTGCGCGAGCGCATCCTCGGGCTCGGCTCGCCCCTCGTCGCCGGCGTCCGCGGCCGCGGCCTCCTCGTCGGCGTCGGACTCGACGAGCCCGTCGCCGGTCGCGTCGTCGCCGTGGCGATGGAGGAGGGGCTCATCGTCAACGCCGCGAACGACGCGACGATCCGCATCGCCCCGCCGCTCATCATCGGCGACCACGAGCTCGACGAGTTCGAGACCCGCTTCGGCCGCGCGCTCGAACGCGTCGCCGCCTCCTGA
- the argB gene encoding acetylglutamate kinase, whose translation MGEIEPDAAAGAAEETRADAAEASEATEAAAKARVLIESLPWLKRFHGETIVVKFGGNAMVSPELQRAFAEDMVYLRYAGIKPVVVHGGGPQISSMLERLGIESEFRGGYRVTTPEAMDVVRMVLSGQVNRELVSLINEHGPLAAGLSGEDAGLFTGRRRGAVVDGIEVDLGLVGDVVAVDAEAVAAQLQAGRIPVVSSIAPDIDAPGQPLNVNADSAAAALAVALGAAKLVILTDVAGLYRDWPNRDSLVSVIDVPELESLLPSLESGMIPKMRACLEAVEGGVAKAAIIDGRVPHSILLEVFTTQGIGTEVVPAGGTA comes from the coding sequence ATGGGCGAGATCGAACCGGATGCCGCGGCTGGTGCGGCCGAAGAGACCCGTGCCGACGCCGCCGAAGCGAGCGAGGCCACCGAGGCGGCCGCGAAGGCCCGGGTGCTCATCGAGTCGCTCCCGTGGCTCAAACGATTCCACGGCGAGACGATCGTCGTGAAGTTCGGCGGCAACGCCATGGTGAGCCCCGAACTGCAGCGCGCGTTCGCCGAGGACATGGTGTACCTGCGCTACGCCGGCATCAAGCCGGTCGTCGTGCACGGCGGCGGGCCGCAGATCTCGTCGATGCTCGAGCGGCTCGGCATCGAGAGCGAGTTCCGCGGCGGGTATCGGGTGACCACTCCCGAGGCCATGGACGTCGTGCGCATGGTGCTCTCCGGCCAGGTGAACCGCGAGCTCGTCTCGCTCATCAACGAGCACGGACCGCTCGCGGCGGGTCTGAGCGGCGAGGACGCCGGGCTCTTCACCGGACGCCGCCGCGGAGCGGTCGTCGACGGCATCGAGGTCGACCTCGGGCTCGTCGGCGACGTCGTCGCGGTCGACGCCGAGGCGGTCGCCGCCCAGCTGCAGGCCGGACGGATCCCCGTGGTCTCGTCGATCGCTCCCGACATCGACGCCCCCGGTCAGCCGCTCAACGTCAACGCCGACTCCGCGGCCGCCGCGCTCGCCGTGGCGCTCGGCGCGGCGAAGCTCGTCATCCTCACCGATGTCGCCGGGCTGTACCGCGACTGGCCGAACCGCGACTCGCTCGTCTCGGTCATCGACGTGCCCGAGCTCGAATCCCTGCTGCCCTCGCTCGAGTCGGGCATGATCCCCAAGATGCGGGCGTGCCTCGAGGCCGTCGAAGGCGGCGTCGCGAAGGCAGCGATCATCGACGGCCGGGTGCCGCACTCGATCCTGCTCGAGGTGTTCACCACGCAGGGCATCGGCACCGAGGTCGTGCCGGCAGGAGGCACCGCATGA